Below is a genomic region from Erigeron canadensis isolate Cc75 chromosome 7, C_canadensis_v1, whole genome shotgun sequence.
CTTATGTAGCAAAAATGATCTACCAagcaatcaatcaaataatgatAGAActtcataatcatcataataaAAAGAAGGCAATACCAGCTTAATAGCAACTTCTTCTCCACTTTGAAGATTAACACCTGCCATATCATCAAaccaatattaaaatttaactattgttttacagataatgaaattaataaataaataaataaaaaataaaataaaataaaactaattcaGGAAATACCTAAATAAAGTTCACCAAAAGATCCACTCCCAATTTTCCTACCAAGTTTAAACTTCCCACCAACTACATgatccatttttctttttcttgaaatcAACTCTAAATTccaattcaaaatcaaatacacaaaaatctaatctaaaacCTCAAATTAGGGtctaaaataatcaaaaatacttgAACCCTAATTAATATTTACAAAACCAACCTCAAAACtttgattaaaatatattataaacaaaaaaaaaaactgttatataaaaattcaataaaCACACAAATTAacaatctttttaataaaagacAACAGACCCAGATGataaatttttgataaagatAACTTCTTTAAACTATGTAAGTAATAAAGATACAAACTTGATGACACCCAGATGgttatttgttatataaaaaaagagatATGCATATGTGCTTGTGGGGGGGACAAACAAGCGAAAATTGAGGGGGGGAAAGGAGATAAAGATGAGATTTTTATGTGTTATTTGGTGCTTTGGAGAGTGAAATATGATGAAATAATGGTAAaataaatagtatagatatagatacagatatataaaatatgtatatatgtttgtaagtAATGATGATGAATAAAACACAAGGAAAAGGAAAAATCGTGAGGCAGAGGATAAATAAAGAGTAAAgcaagtgatgatgatgatggtattattttatttgtttgatttgttaaaataatgaggatttaactaatttaaattaaataagatGATTAATTTAATAGAAATAATTATAGTAAGTAATCCATGGCTTCTTTTTATCGACCGCCTAACACGTTTTGGTCTTTTGTTGAACTCGAATGACACATATTTgctccattttttttcttctttatttgtAGTTTGTGCTCCAAACGTGATACCACCACTGACTCGATATGTTATTTGCATATCTAAGTGAATATTGGATCTATATATTAAGGACATGATTGGTTGGGGTTTTAAAAGGTAAGTAATGATATTGATTATAATAAATGGtaattgttttgttattatCTAATTAATCATTAACTACTATTGGTTAATACTCCATTACTCATTCAAATATGGGGATTGGACTAGGTAATCAATTTtaaaaaccactttccttcttTTCCTATTTTTTCTCACTTATGCAACCGTAGCTGGTaggatatttttattttttttctttaaccaCAATTAACTAACTTAAATATAGTTATAACTATATTTACATTTAAGTATGTAGAACTCATATAACTacatagattttaaaaaaacaaaaaactacatagatttatataatttaaataaatttaaaattatttattaatattatttttaatttctattattattttaatatttatatataaagatatttaaactataaacatcacttttatacatataattcaaaatttataaatatatattacttacaATATAGTGATATACCAAGCAATATCAAAGAAGTATTCATTGCATTCCATAATATTTTCATTGTCTTTCCCTTTcccattatataatttgaaccaaacaccccctaatatTATAAAGGCTATACACTACTGGATTTTTTAttctaaattttaatatattagtcacattaatttgtttatgttactatatttaaaaatatatatataacatcataaaaGAATCCCaagttaataaatataaaatcacaATCAAATAAGATAGAAAAGTAATTAACATAAATCatcatttataaatttattaagatagTATTAGTTTCCATATTAGTTAGtttacaaattattaattttcatGTATTAGGTTAGTGgactctataaatacaacctCTTGTAATCCTCATTAATCACAAATTCAATACAATAACCTTATAAGGTTTTTCATGGTATCAGAGTCAGGTTCCGATCCTCGCTTTTTATTTATTGTGCTCGTGGTACAGTGCTATATATGCTAGTGTATCATTTTGACAGGTAACAACCCTTTGATGCTTGATCAGGTTGTTTATCAGCTTAGTCGTACCTTCGCCATTCAAGACATGGGGCAACTGTCCTATTTCCTGGGTGTGGAAATCACACGTACAAGTTCAGATTTGTTTCTATCTCAATCCAAATATATTACAGATCTCTTGGAACGCGCAAATTTGTCCAATGCCAGACCAGGTCCATTTCCACTTTCTACATCTGTGGTTTTGTCTAATGGTGATAGCACTGCTTTCTTGAATCCAGTAAAATACTGCAATATTGTCGGGGGTCTCCAGTATGCTACACTTTCTAGGCCCGCTATCGCTTTTTTTGTGAACAACGTGTGTTAATACATGCATTCCCCGACTAATAATCATTGGTCCGCTGTTAAGCGTATTTTTCATAACTTACAAGGGACATCCGATTACGGATTACGCATCTCTAGCAACTCATCAACTCAGTTACATGCTTATGTCGATGCCTCTTTCAATGCTATTAATGCTTACTCTGATGCTGATTGGGTTGGTTGACTAGATGATCGTCGATCCACGGGGGGATTTGCTATATATCTAGGATTTAATCTTGTCTCTTGGTCTGCTAGAAAACAACGCACTGTATCTCGGTCATCCACAGTGGCTGAGTACAAGGCTATGGCTGACACTGTCGCCGAACTTACATGGCTTCAATCTCTACTTCAAGAATTGCGCAGTCCTATACAAATTACTCCAACATTGTGGTGTGACAATCTAGGCGCTACATATTTGTCAGCTAATCCCGTCTTTCATGCTCGCACAAAGCATGTGaaaattgattttcattttgtacgAGAGAAGGTTGCTCAAGGAAATTTGTCTGTAAAGCTCATATCTTCACATGATCAGATTACTGATTTTTTACGAAGGCCTTATCTTCAGATCGGTTCATACTCTTGCTATCCAAGTTAAGAGTCGCACAACGGCTTTagattggggggggggggggagtatTAAGATAGTATTAGTTTCCATATTAGTTAGtttacaaattattaatttccATGTATTAGGTTAGTAGACTCTATAAATAAAACCTCTTGTAATCCCCATTAATCACAAATTCAATACAATAACCTTATAAGGTTTTTCAATAATACAAAATTATCTTTTTCCTAACATTACCAACTACCACACACAAAACTAGTCGTCTCGCTAGCAAATTATCCACGTGGATAACGAAGTTATAAATTGAATGAGTTTTTCCTAAGCTTAAAATTTAAGTAGAACCAATTTTTCAAGCATATAATAAAACGAAAAGAAGGTggcgtgttgcggcggtgatggaAGTGATGACAGGGTATAGTGATGTAATAGCGATGGCGGTGATGGGGTCATTTATCTGACGGACTCTGCCTTCAGATTTACAAAATCGtcagtatatcgaatgaccatctctaataaaagagcatgaaattttaagaacacccatataatttttataatttatcgatatacgatttttgagataaaagattatgaaagaattagaaagaataaaatgatttatggataagATAGAAAAATATGAGTTGTTGAGATGAGGAAAGAGAGAaatagtattatagttattttatgtaaatataacaTTAATAGGAGGGCATtttaggaaagtaaatgttgaaacataaaatcaatattgaaattttaagtttaatgttgaaaatcaaGGATAAATTTGctatataatatactataaataagtaaatataacataaataggaggacattttaggaaagtaaatgtttaaacttaaaattaatattgaaattttaagttcaatgttgaaaatcaagggtaaatttgttttatgctataatatatatatatatatatatatagatagatagataagtTAAACGGAGTGATTTTTTCATTCAACTTATTTGAAAACAACGAGTTTTTGATTTAGATGAATCTTACTGAATTAGATTACTTGGttttgaattacttttttttttactaacatCACTTGCTTAACGATATGAATACAAGGTTGGGGAGCTCGTGACTCGGGATAGGATCGAGGAGACGAGGAGTcacgagtttttaaaaacttgaaCCGGAATCTGAAAAAACCTGGATCAgctttttatatagaaaatatatagtttttgaaattatatggaataaacttcaaacttaaaacataattgtttaaaaacttaatattaatACTTCAAACTTCATTCAGTAGAAACATAAACTTAAACCAAAttaggatttttttatttttaaaaaaaaaaaaaattgaccaaaatTGACCCGAGTTTTGACCCGATCCAGCCGATTCTTGACCGATCTGACCGATTTTTGACCAATCCATGCGAGTTTGATTGAGTTTTACAATCGACTAAGTCGTTGACCGAGTTTTCACCCAATTTTAGCCAACTCAACCCGTTTAATCCCTGATTCTGATCCCAAGTTTCCGGCCGAGTCGACCGAGTTTTACAACACTGTATAGATATCCTATATATTTATTTGCAgctatataaaaaaagtaaaattatttagaaaaataaaattctcATAGTAAAATAATATGatctttttttgttatatatatccATCTTTTTATTGGCCATATATTGAACGTTTCTCCTACGATGAAAAAGTGGATTGCTGTTGTTGAAAATTTAATTCACTTGCTTTCTCTATGCTACACGTATATTGTATTGCtctatacaaataaacaaaatgatatgttattttattaatgCATGAAAAATgtgattaattttataaaacatacaGGTGGAGTATAGTTGCACTCCAAGTTTCCTTGACTTACATGTTCTCATATACAGCCAATCAACTTAttcatttatgtattatttataCTTTGATAATGGtatccaactttcttaaatgACTTTTGAGCTTATGATtatccaactttcttaaatgACTTTTGAGCTTATGATTGATTAGGATAAATTCTATACGAGAGATACATATGtaacaacctataaaaaaagGACATGGATTATATGATATTTTCTAGATAAAAGCATAGTAAAAGAATAACcgatacacacacaaaaaaaaatcaactataaaagttatataaaagaaaCCTATATATAATGACTTTTATTTCTGTTTCTTATGAATTTGGATAATCTAACTGATTTTGCAAGTCTAGAATCATAACTAGTGAACTTGGAACAATTATTTTAACGAGTACAAGTCGGTACAAGTCTTTATTAATAGATTATCACTGTATTGATCTActataatataaagtaaatgtCATCCTCCCCCTTTTTCAATTATGATTTAATCTGCTTATTTTATCCATCACTTgcttatgcatatatatttccaGAAAAATATCTATACCGTAGACTTTACTTAAGCTAAgtactgtcactttaaaaaaagttacaaattaaacctttaaatttgataaacatatatagccccctgaattttacataacccccttgaattttacataattttccCCTGCTTTACTTAAGATAGGTACTACATGCTTTACCTAACTTTTCCCCTATATTTCCATATCTTTATTGATatactaaaaataattttaatgagATAATCTACAATATATATCTCTCACTCCTAAAAGAACTAcgccttttacatcaataacctataatactctttGTCCACGCCGCCATCAGTCGCCGTTGTCTTCATCATACCGTCGCCGCATTACGTGTGTATTACAATCAAGACATTAGGTAACTGTTTATATATAGAAGGAAAAACCGAAAAACTTGAAAGTAGAgaaaaatcattttcaaaacACATATTTTTGAAACAAGTCAAAAGACATCGtttaacaaaaagaaattaGAGTATACTAAAACGAATATTTTTCctgaacatcaaatttttaTCACCAGGACACCACCTATAACTCTATAAGGACTTAAGATGTTACATGATGCCGACAAGGTAGAGCCCAATATAAATAGTCCATCAACACCAGAAACAAAACTAATCTTGTCAAGCCCAATATAAATAGTCGATCTCGAGGCTAGACGAGATGGACCATAATTTGATCATGCTACGCCAGAAACCTAAAAGAAACACCTAAGCTTGATGCTAAGGGCTTTTACAATGGTGGTGTATAAAATAGTTCTTAAATAATTGAAAAAGATTAAGCTAGAATGCTAGATTTCTATAGTATGATAGGATTTATAATGACATGGGTTGAGACAAGTCCATGTTTATAGACCTCTTGAGAATTTTGTGTGTATCATGTTTATAAAGCTTTTTAAGATTTATTACATCTTATAATAGAAATGGGATTATAAATTGATGACATGTTTTGATTATATATCTATGGAGAAGTTTAGCATTACAAAAATTTCAAGACCCATCATTTGTTCATAAGTGTAAGATCTTTTTCTTTAACATAAAGTcaaattcttaaaattaaaaaaaccaaataaacaTGATAAATGTGATTAATTTGATAGGTATGTCACCTAGACAGTTTGGTCCTTTACATTCAATCctttaatttgatatatttctttcatttttatttaccaTTATAACCAATGTTGCTTATGAATAGATCGGTAAAGAGCTAGTtaaaagtaactgctcagtgccacCTTCCGccggttttgagccccaatacctcgacgacGGTAAAGAGctagttattgatgtaaaacgAACTACGAAAAAAGTTACACGAGTATTTCTAACTCCGCTTGCGGGTTACAATTCTAGTTGTATATGCCAAAACAAAGATTGgtggtcaaaattcaaaacaaaggatggTTGAAATATAAGCCGAAAACTAGATCCACGTTCACTTTATTGAACCCAAACATGTATATATgcacaaatatatatgtgtttttcaAACTTGGGCAACTAAACTTACTACCAATTTTGCATGTAGTCTGCTAGATATCGTAATTGCAACAAAGTAATCTGAAACATGAACTAAAATATGAAACGTATAATGCACCAGAGTAAAACTATAAAGTAACAACCCAAACTTAGAATTCTTAGAAATCTGAAGGCATTTAACATGAAGTCCCCATGTGTAGCAATCCGAGGCCTTCAACATACTTTTCCATTACATATACGCGGTTAGAACCCCTGAACTTCTCAAGTCTCGATTGTGCATGTGTCTCGGGATTATGGACCAGGATTCCCTCAATGAGAGATTGCAACAGTAAATCGCCATTGGCAGAAAGCTGCAAAACTTTGTATGCTCGGTTAATCTCaattgttttgaatttgaaaGCCACGGACCACGATTCTTCTTTCCTCACCCAAATCCAAGTGTTAGCATTCTCTGAGGAAATAACAGCTAGATAACCTTTTATAATTGTCACTTGGCTCGTGTCCCAGTTCCGTCCTGGCAATGGAAACGTAGAGAAGACGCCGGTGCTCAAATCAAATGTCATCATATGATAAGAGTACATAATTATGGGTAACTTATATTCGGCGACCCAATGCAAAGTTCCGTTGAAAAGACATTGGCATGAATGCAGATAAGGATGAATGGCAGGGCCACGAATCTCACACCAAGCGTCTGTTTTCAACGTGTACACAGAGTACACTTCTAGTGTATCGCGTTTGGTCCACCTCAAAATCTTGTAGTCATCACTGATGGCGTCGTATCCAAATCCAAATACATGATATGATGATCGGCGTTCAGATGGAATCAAAGTATGAATCCAAGCAGGACGGTCTTGTGCAGTTAGTTTGCGCCTTGTTGAAGGGTTCCATAGACTAATACCGTTTTCAGTTTTAAAAAGACATATAATTCCGTTAGATGAACCTACAACTCCGAAACCTGTAAAAGGATAATCAgctgcttgtacatttgtataGGGACTTGATGACAATTGGCTTTCTGAATGTAATGTGTATATGTAACTAAAAGGGTTATCTACTCCTTTATGATAAAATTGGTGAGCGATCATGAGTTTTTCATCAGGAGATCGGAGAGTATACAAACGGATGAAATCGGGGCTGCCAATACAAGCGCATAACGATTTGGAG
It encodes:
- the LOC122609375 gene encoding F-box/kelch-repeat protein At3g06240-like, translated to MKNSKLSNNLCQDLIIEIFTKLPVKSLLRFRSVSKSLCACIGSPDFIRLYTLRSPDEKLMIAHQFYHKGVDNPFSYIYTLHSESQLSSSPYTNVQAADYPFTGFGVVGSSNGIICLFKTENGISLWNPSTRRKLTAQDRPAWIHTLIPSERRSSYHVFGFGYDAISDDYKILRWTKRDTLEVYSVYTLKTDAWCEIRGPAIHPYLHSCQCLFNGTLHWVAEYKLPIIMYSYHMMTFDLSTGVFSTFPLPGRNWDTSQVTIIKGYLAVISSENANTWIWVRKEESWSVAFKFKTIEINRAYKVLQLSANGDLLLQSLIEGILVHNPETHAQSRLEKFRGSNRVYVMEKYVEGLGLLHMGTSC